AAGATGATGAAGGTGATCAGGAACGCGATCGCCAAGACCCAAATCCAAGCGCTGTCATAGGCAAAACCTAAATCCTCTATCCAGTCCAGCAGGGCCGTGGACATCCAGCCCCACAGGAGCCAAAACATCATCAGACCACCGACGAGGAAAATGTAGTCCAATACCAGGGCCCAACTGCGATTGCCCACACCTGCTAGGGTGAAGTCTAGCTCAACACTTTCAGGGGTCAACAGGGTGATGTGGTTGAGCCATGGCTGCACAGATGGTGTACCAGGGCGATCGCTCACGCTTAAGTCTAGAGAACGTCCCTCTCGCCGTTCTGTTAAGTCGTAGTACAACACTGCCTTGATGGCCTGCCACAGGGGCAACAGCACCACACTCACACCAATACTCAGGCTGTAGGAAACGAGCATCAGCAATGGCGTGTAGGCGATCGCATCATCTGGTAAGGCTAGGGTGAGTCCAGCCGAGGCTGCACCAATCAACAGTTGCAAGACAACCTGGATGGGTAAGCTAGCCAAAAAGACCATCATGATGCCCAGCATAATGCGCCGAGCATTACGGCGGGTTAGTCGCCAGCTCCGCCCCAGAGACGACAAGGCTGGGGTGTCTTCTTCAACGGCATAGCCCATCTCAGAGATCATAAATCGAGCCGTTAGCCAGGCCAACAAATATCCCATGCCAGCCAACAGCACGACAAAGAAGACAATCGAGATCAAGCCAATGAGCATGGCGGTTTGAGGATCACTGAAAGCCTCAGGATCACCTTGAAAAATGCTGGCACCGCCTACGCCAAAAAGAACGAACACCAGCAATAGTGCGGTAAAAATATAGACCCCGATGACAACAGCTAGAAATAGCAGCGATTGAAAAAACGCGATGCGCCAAAATCCCCACATCCGCCTGTCAACATAGCGCCTAGTGTCATCGATCGATTCAGCTTGTTGGTTGAGGTAGCAAAAACTGCGCCGCGAGATGGCGGCAGAGATGGCTAAATATTTAGCTGCTCCATAGGTGAATCCGGCTGCACCAAGCACGATCGATAGGACAATCAGACCAGGGCTTTGCCCTTGAGACGCCACAATCAAAACGCCAATTGTGCCGACGAGGGGTAGGAGCAACCATAGGATCGCCATCAGACCCAATTTTAGATATTCCCTAGCGTGGCGGAGATAGAGCTGCAGCCCGATGGTGACTACGTTGCCCATGGTTAGCAGGGTTGAGGTTCCTGAGGATGGAAGATTGGGTGCCATGGAAAATAGAAGGGTGAAGGAATGCGATCGCAGTTCACGACTAGCCTAGGCTACAGGGCCATAGACAGCAGCTACGGACAAGTCGTAGGTCTTAACATCCTAGCGATGCCTTACCTATGATTATTGAGGATGGCTAGTGGGTAGAATTAGGTAAGCTAGATGACGAGATTTTGTGATCGTTAAACGTTTGCTGATCAAAGAAATAAACGCTTCGAATAGGATAAGGAATACTCAGATCGGCTGCATCACAGGCGGCCTTGAGCGCCATGATAACCTGCGATCGCGTTTGACGCATATGTACCGCTTGGGGCAACGACCAATAGCGCACCACCAGGTCAATAGAACTATCGCCAAAGCCCACTAAGTCAACCTCTACTGGCGGATGATTCAGCACACCCTCCACCTCAGCTAAGGCCGTCTGGAGAAGTTGCCGGGCTCGGGGCAGTGGGGTGTTGTAATCGAGCCCAATGGCTAAATCCGTGCGGCGTGCGGGGCGATCGGTGAGCACCTGAACAGCGCTGGTAAACACGATCGCATTGGGAATCACCACCCGCTCTCCTTGGTAGGTACGAATTTCGGTAGATCGCACATTGATAGCTTCCACCGTGCCTTCAAAATCCGCCACAATAATTTGATCATTCAAACGAAACGGCTCATTGAGCAGCAGCAGCACCCCAGCCAGAAAGTTCTTAAAAATATCCTGGAAGGCAAACCCGATGGCCACGGATCCTAAACCTAACAGGGCAATCAGATCACCTAAGCCTAGGTCAGGAAAGAGCAAGATACAGGCAACCAGGATGCCCGTTCCCCAAAGCGCCACGGACACAAGCTGAATGAACAGGGCCCGCAAGGATGGACTGCTCACCAGTTTTTCTAAGGTAGCTTTGGTGACGCGCTTGATGGGGATTGCACCATAGCGCGTTGCCAATAAAACGGCGATCGCTGCAATCAGGGCAGGAATAATCTGCACACCGCGTCCCACGAGGGCTAGCAAGCTTGATTGGATGGTTTGAATCAGATCAGACACAGGACTATCTCTATTTCTACACGGGATTATTACTGGACTGGACATGAACAGCAAGCAGCCATCCCTATGCTAAGGCGTCTGTGCTCCATGGCACGGTCTTTTGCGCACGCGCTAGCAGGAATTCGTTACACTGACGTTGGAACGCGACGCCAGGAGTACCCATGATTGAACTGTACCAATTTGAGCTATCGCACTACTGCGAAAAGATCCGCTTGATCCTCGACTACAAAGGGCTAGAGTATCGCAAGGTTGAGGTGACGCCCGGCGTGGGGCAGTTGGATCTATTTCGTCTATCTGGCCAACGGCAGGTACCGGTGTTAAAGGATGGCGAAACGTTGGTTGCAGATTCAACCGCGATCGCCCTCTATCTCGATCGTCAGTATCCCGATCGCCCAATTGTGCCAATTGACGCCAGGCAGCGGGGGCTTTGCCTGATGATGGAAGAATGGGCAGATGAGTCGATTGGCATCAACGCCCGCAAGGTGATGCTCAGTGCCTTCAGCCAAAATGCCGACCTGCGAACGGCAGCGTTGCCCAAGACAACACCAGATTTCTTGAAAACCATTGTCGGGGCTGTGCCCCATGAGGTGCTGGATGTTCTCAGCTTTGGGGTGGGCTTGGGGCCCGAGACGGTGAAAGCTGCTCGGGATGCCATGCGGCAGAACCTAGAGGCGCTGTGCCTGTTGTTGACCGATAGTCCCTACCTGCTGGGAGATACGCCTAGCTTGGCAGACTTTGCCGTGGCCGGTCTGTCGATGTATGTGAAGTTTCCCGCAGGCGACTACGTGAATCTGCCCGATTCTCTCAAGGGGCGGGGAGTGCCAGGGTTGGCCGATAGTGCCGAGTATCAGATCTTTTGGGACTGGCGCGATCGCCTCTATGCCAGTTTCCGTAAGGCAGGGGCTCCTCAACCGTCGGATGGAGGCGCAGGGCCCACGCGGATTAGCATCGACTAGGTGAACCAGAGGGCGATCGCTGTTGGTTGTCACCGATCGCCCTTGATGGTGCATGAATACTCGCTACAAAGCCCCTCATCCGCAAGACGAGGGGCTTTGACTGTCAGGTTCTATAGTCGCAGACTAGCTAATCGTGCCGGTAACGGGAGAGCTGGCGATCGCGTAGGTTTGCACCGGAATCCGTCCCGCTAGGTAGGCCATGCGTCCTGCCTGGGCGGCCATGCCCATGGCTTGCCCCATGAGCGCCGGCTGGTTGGCTTGGGCGATCGCTGTATTAATCAGCAGCGCATCCGCTCCCATTTCCATGGCTTGGGCCGCTTCGCTGGGGGTGCCAATCCCCGCATCCACAACCACGGGAATGGAAGAGTTTTCGATAATGATCTGAATATTGGCCGCATTACGGATGCCTTGCCCAGAGCCAATGGGAGAGCCCAGAGGCATGACCGTAGCGCAGCCGGCTTCTTCGAGGCGCTTGGCGAGCAGTGGGTCGGCATTGATGTAGGGCAAGACAGCAAATCCTTCTTTCACCAGTTGTTCTGCTGCTTCTAGGGTGCCAATGGGGTCGGGTAGCAAATATTTGGCGTCGGGAATCACTTCTAGCTTGACGAAATTATTATCCTCTTGTCCCAGCAGCTTGGCCATTTCCCGCCCCAGACGGGCTACGCGAATGGCATCTTCGGCGGTTTTGCAGCCGGCGGTGTTGGGCAACATCCAAATGCGGTTCCAGTCAATGGCTTCGGCCAGACCTTCATGGCCTGGAGCATTGGTTTGCACCCGCCGCACCGCCACGGTCACGATATCGCAACCGCTAGCAGCGATCGCCCCTTGCATATCCTGAAGGCTGCGATATTTGCCGGTGCCGGTCATTAAGCGTGATTGAAAGCTGCGACCGGCAATCACTAGGGGACTGTCGATAGTGGCATTGAGGGTAGGAGATTGGGAGGGAAGGGTCTGCACAGAAGACTTCACAGTAATAGAGGGTGGAGTGGTTGAGGGTAAGGGGGGGCGATCGCGATCTGGAGTCACAAATCGCTGCCAGCTAAAGTGGGGTAACAAATCATGGGCGCGGCGGTGCAACACCCAGTCGGCCAGCAGTGTGGCGGTGGCGGGGGCTAGCAAAACGCCATTGCGATGGTGCCCCACGGCCAGGCTGAGGTTGTCCCAAGGACTTTCGCCCAGGAGGGGCTGTTCATCAGGAGTGCTGGGGCGAAATCCCCACCAGCTTTCCTCCACACACCAGCTAGCCAGGGTCGGAAACAGGCGAATGGTGCGTTCCAGCAGCGACTGGAGACCGCTGGCCGTATTACCAGGGGTGAAACCTACCTGTTCGCTGGTCGCTCCGATGACCATTCGTCCATCCTGGCGCGGCACAATGTAGATGTCATCTCCAAATAATACCCGCCGTAGGGGCAGGCGATCGCCCTGGGGTGGCTTGAGGGAAAGCATTTGTCCTTTGCTGGGCTGAACGGGAATAGGCAGTAAATCTGCCGCCCAAGCCCCGGTGGCTAGCACATATTGCCCAGCACTCCAGGCTCCCTGAGACGTCTGTAGGGTGGTGATCTGTCCCTGACGCTGGGGCAGGCTAGCGATCGCCACGCCAGTATGCATGACCACGCCCAGAGCTTCTGCTGCCGCGACTAAACCGCACATCAAAGCCCGATTATCCACCTGGCCATCTTCAGGAAACCACCAGCCACCAGCCACCGCCTCTCCTAAGCCAGGCTGGGCTTGATGAATAGCGGTGCGATCGAGCCAGAGGTCGGAGGATGGCGTCAGCGCAGGCGCAGTATAGACAGGACGCAGAATGCCGCAGGGCCAATAGCCGACGGATTGACCGCTCAAATTTTCCAGCTTGCTCACCCACTCCGCATACTGATCTCGACTCCAAAGACAGAGATCCAGAAGGGGGCCAGGGGGTAAGGCTTCTGCTTGGGGGGCCAGCATCCCCGCTGCAGCATAGCCCGCCGCCTGTTGGCGATCGCGCTCTAACACCGTCACCGATGCCCCCTGTCGTTTTAGCTCAATGGCGATCGCTAGGCCAATCAGCCCGCCGCCAATGATCACAATGTCGCTGGTTGAAGTCATGCTTGCTCGTCAATCCTCAAATCTCTCAGGCTCGTTCCTACTGGGGGCTACCACATCAAGTTGGCATCATCATTTGCGGCGCGGTTAGGACGCTGTCTCGGGGGACGTTCGTCTTCAGGGGTTGCTCCAGTTCCAGCCGTGTCGCTTTCTTCAGCGTTCCCTGAATCATCAGCATTTGCGGGATCGGTGGCTCCTCCAGCCGGGGCAACACCCACGTCCTCGCGAGCAATTCCGCTGTCATCCACATCGCTGCGATCGCTTTCCTCTTCATCGCCAGAAAACAGACGTTGGAGCTGAGCGATGGGCCCCGATCGCTCACCCTCCTCCTGAGCAGTGTCCTGCTGGAGAGCCCGCACGGTTACACTTATGAAAAAACCAATTAAGAGCAGAAGTCCTAGGCGTTTTAACATCACGCTTGTCCTCAAGAGATGGATCAATGTCACACAATGTCACAGGAGCGATCGCCCCAATAGCAGCCCTAGGGATTAGGACTCAGGCTTCCATAGAATGGTGTCGCCCTGGCCCCAAAAACCATCAAACTTTGTGACAGACACGTCTCCCAAGACCTGGGTTTGACAAGCAAGACGGCGGTGGCGATCGGGGGTATGGGGCGGCAAGGAACGACGGGTGCGATCGCGCCAATTCGCCTCAGATACCTCCCCTTCCACCTGCACAGCACAGGTGCCGCAGGTGCCAATGCCATGGCAGTTGATCCACTGGGCATTGCCGTTGTAGAGTACAACCCCGTGCTGCATGAGCACCTGCCGCAGATTTGCGCCGCGATCGCATTCAAGCTCATGTCCCTGGACAAAAATCTTTGGCATGATGGTAGTCCTCGTATCGTGAAACCGGTCGATGATGGATAGCCAACCTCTTTGATTCTAGGTTGATTTTTGGTGCAAAATCCTTAATATGCTCTGTCATGATGGTAGAAGGGTGAGCCTGCCCATTCCAACCGCCTTTAGGATGAACAATCCTAGGACACCCGTGAGCGATCGCCCTTTTGCCTATGATGGACAGCCGGTCTCCCTCTCCTTTGAGCA
The genomic region above belongs to Leptolyngbya sp. CCY15150 and contains:
- a CDS encoding RDD family protein; the protein is MAPNLPSSGTSTLLTMGNVVTIGLQLYLRHAREYLKLGLMAILWLLLPLVGTIGVLIVASQGQSPGLIVLSIVLGAAGFTYGAAKYLAISAAISRRSFCYLNQQAESIDDTRRYVDRRMWGFWRIAFFQSLLFLAVVIGVYIFTALLLVFVLFGVGGASIFQGDPEAFSDPQTAMLIGLISIVFFVVLLAGMGYLLAWLTARFMISEMGYAVEEDTPALSSLGRSWRLTRRNARRIMLGIMMVFLASLPIQVVLQLLIGAASAGLTLALPDDAIAYTPLLMLVSYSLSIGVSVVLLPLWQAIKAVLYYDLTERREGRSLDLSVSDRPGTPSVQPWLNHITLLTPESVELDFTLAGVGNRSWALVLDYIFLVGGLMMFWLLWGWMSTALLDWIEDLGFAYDSAWIWVLAIAFLITFIIFTGYFVLFETLWQGQTPGKRIMHIRVIQDNGQPVTLGQTTLRALLRPVDDLLLIGALFIALGKREKRLGDWVAGTQVIQEDYADPRLKLEISPSAGTLARKLSPSMHLDRLSPDQFVTLREYLQRRLMIDTQIQKELRLELARQAKELVQLEQVPEGVSADQFLEALYVAYQRQSDAR
- a CDS encoding mechanosensitive ion channel family protein — translated: MSDLIQTIQSSLLALVGRGVQIIPALIAAIAVLLATRYGAIPIKRVTKATLEKLVSSPSLRALFIQLVSVALWGTGILVACILLFPDLGLGDLIALLGLGSVAIGFAFQDIFKNFLAGVLLLLNEPFRLNDQIIVADFEGTVEAINVRSTEIRTYQGERVVIPNAIVFTSAVQVLTDRPARRTDLAIGLDYNTPLPRARQLLQTALAEVEGVLNHPPVEVDLVGFGDSSIDLVVRYWSLPQAVHMRQTRSQVIMALKAACDAADLSIPYPIRSVYFFDQQTFNDHKISSSSLPNSTH
- a CDS encoding glutathione S-transferase family protein codes for the protein MIELYQFELSHYCEKIRLILDYKGLEYRKVEVTPGVGQLDLFRLSGQRQVPVLKDGETLVADSTAIALYLDRQYPDRPIVPIDARQRGLCLMMEEWADESIGINARKVMLSAFSQNADLRTAALPKTTPDFLKTIVGAVPHEVLDVLSFGVGLGPETVKAARDAMRQNLEALCLLLTDSPYLLGDTPSLADFAVAGLSMYVKFPAGDYVNLPDSLKGRGVPGLADSAEYQIFWDWRDRLYASFRKAGAPQPSDGGAGPTRISID
- the thiO gene encoding glycine oxidase ThiO, coding for MTSTSDIVIIGGGLIGLAIAIELKRQGASVTVLERDRQQAAGYAAAGMLAPQAEALPPGPLLDLCLWSRDQYAEWVSKLENLSGQSVGYWPCGILRPVYTAPALTPSSDLWLDRTAIHQAQPGLGEAVAGGWWFPEDGQVDNRALMCGLVAAAEALGVVMHTGVAIASLPQRQGQITTLQTSQGAWSAGQYVLATGAWAADLLPIPVQPSKGQMLSLKPPQGDRLPLRRVLFGDDIYIVPRQDGRMVIGATSEQVGFTPGNTASGLQSLLERTIRLFPTLASWCVEESWWGFRPSTPDEQPLLGESPWDNLSLAVGHHRNGVLLAPATATLLADWVLHRRAHDLLPHFSWQRFVTPDRDRPPLPSTTPPSITVKSSVQTLPSQSPTLNATIDSPLVIAGRSFQSRLMTGTGKYRSLQDMQGAIAASGCDIVTVAVRRVQTNAPGHEGLAEAIDWNRIWMLPNTAGCKTAEDAIRVARLGREMAKLLGQEDNNFVKLEVIPDAKYLLPDPIGTLEAAEQLVKEGFAVLPYINADPLLAKRLEEAGCATVMPLGSPIGSGQGIRNAANIQIIIENSSIPVVVDAGIGTPSEAAQAMEMGADALLINTAIAQANQPALMGQAMGMAAQAGRMAYLAGRIPVQTYAIASSPVTGTIS
- a CDS encoding 2Fe-2S iron-sulfur cluster-binding protein, with translation MPKIFVQGHELECDRGANLRQVLMQHGVVLYNGNAQWINCHGIGTCGTCAVQVEGEVSEANWRDRTRRSLPPHTPDRHRRLACQTQVLGDVSVTKFDGFWGQGDTILWKPES